In Camelus dromedarius isolate mCamDro1 chromosome 4, mCamDro1.pat, whole genome shotgun sequence, the DNA window GAATTCTATGGtcattctttctttgctttttttttttaaagtatttttttcttattttccttgttGCTAAGAGAGGACATAATGTTCTATGTAATACCTGAGGACATGATTTTTGCATTTGATATCATGAATTATATCAGTATAGAAAATGACCTGTGTTTCCTTGTTTCTAAGTCTAAtcgtgtatttttttttcaaattaacatCCAATAATTGCAGAACCCCTTGCTATTCATAACCAGAGGACCTCTTATAAAACAGACATTGAAGATTAAATGTTTCTAGCCTATCCACCAGGTTATACTAAATTAACCCAAAACTTAGaatgaatgtttatttctttaaacatgtaTGAATTAGGAAAACATTTTCCTGAcgccatttttcatttcttcaaaatcagCAGCTGTGTTGGTTATTAAATAGGTCACCTGAATTGTGCACTGGATTTTCTTGACTTTCATCTCTTGCTTTCTCACTTTTAGTGTCTACCCTTATAAAGGATAATGCTTTGTGTTGTGCACAGTGAGGCCATTCCTTTACAAATGAAAGGAGCAGAATAAATCATTTTACAGTGCATGATGAACAATTAAAGATATCCTAAGATATGAAACCTTTAGGTTTCCAAACAGTGCTGGCACAGGTACAATTGTAGAAATCAACAGTAATCAAGAAATAATAAGTTAGGGTCTTTTCTGTGAATGTTAGTTTTAATCAGCTGACCTCATCTGTCTCCAATGTTACTCTGTCTTCAGTTAAATGTCTTTTGAcagtatttttattcaaaaacaaTTCTTATACGTTCTAGAATGTCTACACCATAAATGTCAATATCTAATGTCAATAGCTATGAGCGAATATATTAGCCTATAGCAACTTAGACAAATGGGATGAAGAGGGAGCAGCACTGGAGAGTTTATGTCAAATGAATTAGAGCAGTAGTTTAGTGAGCAAATATGCCAATTTGGAAATGGATTCTTTTATCTTGCTGAAgggctctttttaaaataaattgcaatCATAAAGCTGTCACCGTTTACTATGCATGGACATGTTCAGAATTGGATCTCCTTCATGAAGGCTGCTTTGTGCAGGTATGTAGCTACTGCCAGTACTCACTCAGCTCATCAAATAGAAAATCTGCTACAGGAAAATACATGggtgaaaaaaaagattaaatattgtGCTGTTATTCTATGTGTCTGTTTAAACTTTCCTCCAAAACAAGTTGACTTAGTTaaattgttttagaaaaatcaactCCAAAAGCCTTGAGAATAATGCAGTTTTAAAGTAGTATTGATTTTAATCAATGTTAAAAAAGCTTTCAGAGGAATGAGATGAGAAACAAGAAGAACATGTTGGCCACCAATAGTGGCAACAGTTTATGTCATTGATCCGAGAGAGACTCGGATAAAAACAaatcctctgtgtgtgtgagtaaaATTAGAGAGCGTACTGATTTTAACACTAGAGGTTATTCATTCTGCTTGCTTTTATTCAAGCATACTGGCTCATAGGAGTTTGTATAACACACATTGAGATGGCCATTCCagctttgtatctttttaaaatgttgaagacATTATCAGATTACATTTTTTGTATGGTTTTATATAGTACCTCCTATGGAAGATTGTAAGGAACAAGAGCCTATTATGGACAACAATATTTCTCTGGTGCCTTTTGAGAGACCTGCTGTCATAGAGAAGCTCACGGGGAATATGGGAAAACGTAAAAGCTCCACTCCACAAAAGTTTGTGGGTAAGCATCCCAAAGACTTTGATTTCTGTAAAAGCTGATTTTAGTGAGCAAAGGCAAGTTCCCATGTGCTAGAAATATATATGGTGTATTTAAGTTCATGAAATGAAGGCCCATCTCTTTTCTCGATTGTCCTTTTCTACTTTATGCCACTctgtgtacacaaacacacacacacacacacatatacacacccctGGGTATATGGGCCTAAgaaggagaaatgaaggaaagattGATAGTAGTGAGTTGCTAtctcaaaatgaaataatatataaagtGAAACAAATAATAATGCTTAAGGGAAATGGTATAGCCCTTTAGCCAGttttgtaatcttttaaaaatttgcattaccaccacatttttaaactgttttctttaCACAGTGTTAATGCTTTTAGTATTTCATCTAGAATGAAGAGaaatcttttatttcaaattctgCAGTAAAAAAATAACACAGCTGTCTACATTCAGGGTATTTCATATTTAGATCTATATTTCATATTTGATCCTTGTTTTCATCCAGTCTAtgattttgaactgaaaagattAAATATGATGCATTAgactttccttttccatttccaaGCCCTCAGATAATCTTTATTTGATACACTGAGAATTGTCATCATTCTGCATGCTCTAAGTCAGAGTATCTCTGAGGATACAAAAgcatctaaatttttaaaagactgaatgaATAACACATTCAATATAAAGCATTTTCATTAATTATCAATGTAATATATATTCTTATAGACTTTATATAGggtaaaaattagaaaagataaaaatagagtCTCATATTCTAGTGTCAAAACACATTGTAGAATATCCTTATGAGGGTTGAGTAGTGACTGGGAGAAAATCTTATTTTTAGGTTATTTCAGGGAGGAAAGGGTGATAAAATTCTCCAACAAACACTTAGAGAAGATTTCTTTTCAATCTAAAATTGAAGAACTAAAAATCACCAAAATACCATTTTAAGACAAGCTGGAGAGATTAACTGACAGAATTCATTGAAAGGAGGCTTAAGGGTAGACCTAACAATTATACTTTATACTAGGTTAGTTTACAACTAGCCCCTGAGAGTACACCCAAATGTCTGCCTTGGGCCTaggttacttttatttctatctttctTCGTTTTTATAAGTAACTCTTTAAAAATGCcagttcatctatttttaaaattgattaatttgaTGGATGTCCATTTAAATGTCTGTATCTCAACTAGTTgggaaaatatgaaatttattactgttctattttctgaatttatttcattCTGCTCTTTGTAACATTTTCATCTTTCCTATGAACTAGAGACACTACTCTCAatttgatttgactatatttctTAGAAAAGAGGGAtagatattttaattacatttgattctaaaataatgacattatatttttataagaatttgatgctattttttatttggattttgtcCTAGTAGtaatgtacagttgacccttgaacagcacaggGTTTAGGGGCAATGAGCCTTGTGCAGTAGAAAATTTGCATATAACTTACAGTTGGCCCACCATACACAGTTCCTCCATACCCACCATTCTGCATTCAAACAACTGTGGACCAGGTAATACTACAGTATTTACTGTGGACCAGGTAATACTACCCTATttgctattgaaaaaaatctgcctataagtggacccatgcagttcaaaccaaTGTTATTCAAGGATCAGCTGTATAACAAAACATCTCATAGTAACTGTTTTTATAATGTctttcaaaatgagaaatttCATAATTCCACAGTTACTGTAAATTCCTCTCTATCATATCTCTCAGTTAAATACTGCTCTTTGATTTTATCAAGCCCTCCAGGCCAGTGATCCCTGaactttccaaatatctctttcctcctctcttttcttatCCAGTTTAGATTCCATGACTCTCTTGCCTCATTGTCTTTCTGTCACCTTCTCCAAGTGAAACCCCACTCCCTAGTGAAGCTGATTGAGCTTCTTTCCCATATCTACGTAGCTGCTACTACTTTCAGAGAAAATCCCACAGCCTTATAAATTGGTTTCACTATAAATAAATGGACACCTGATCTCAAATATCAATTGTCCCATCCATACTAAGTGTCAGCCCTCCTCTCATTCACCCCTGAGTAGTCTTCTCTCCTTCTCACCACTATGGTCACTTCAGCATTTCTCTACTCTCCACAAACATGGTATCTCACTCCTTGGTGATATTACATCTAGATTCATAGGAAATAAATTTGTTGAAATGATTTCAGTATACTACTAATCCTATAGGATTATGTGCATCCACATGaatactttcttattttctttttgtttcagtgGAAGAAGCATCCttctttctgaataaagttaatTCCTCTTCATGTGCTCCGGAAGTCTCCTATCCTAGCCCCCAAAATATCTTCCACtattatttttcccctctctcaCATGTATTTTCAACACTCCCCCTTCtattggcatttttcttttggtattcAATGTGATACACTCTCATTATTAAAAAATCTTCCCTCAAACCCAAGTCTCCTTCTAGCTACTAcctatttcctctttctcttcaaaGATGGAATTAGCAAGGAGTTCTCTTTGCTtgctttctttaatttctttctttctactcatTCCCCAGCCTATGAAACCTGGCTTTCTTCTTCATGCTCTACTGAAATTATTCTCATTGAGGGTAGCTCTAGCTTCCACAGTGCCAAGTCCATGGACCCTTTTTAGACCATCTTACACAACTGCTGGAGAGCATTTGCCACTCCTGAATAGTTAATTCCCTTTGAAACACTCTCTTCCCTTGGTTTCTCTCTTGCATTTCTTCCGGCTTCTTTGActgttctttctcagtcttctttaTGGATTTACCCCAACAGCTAAGCAAATGGTGCAGTAGAACTAGTGGAGACCTCAATTCACATGcttaagtattttaatattataaatcaggCTTAAAAACTATTGTGTTCTAACCTCCTAATCTGGAAGACTGAgttcaaataaatataaacttCTCGGATTCCCTGGAGTTCTACCCCAGACTGTGGCCACATGAACGGAACCACCACCCCCTGGCCTACAGCCAAGTCCTTCTTTTAGACCCACTCCTGATTCTGTCCAATACCAAAAGGGGCCTCATTCACACATATGTAGACAGCTTAGCCTGCACATCCAAGTTCTTTTCACCTTGTACCGTGCACACAGACAATAAAGAGTAGTGTCTTGACTATTCTTCAGGCTTAAGAGTGTACATACCAGCAGCACAGTTGGCACTTAGGAGGATGGAACGCTATGAAGaggactgtgtgaccttggctgcAAGCTCTGAGCCATTTCGGCAAGGAATTCTGGGGTCCTGGGTACCCAGAGTATGGTCTAGGGTGTAAGCCCCAGAGATGCATATTCCCTTAGTCCTAGATATTCCTTATTCCATGAGGAGCAAAGCCCAGGGCTCTCAAACAATGGGGCTCAGTGCAGGAATCCCACTTGCCCTGGTCTATGGGCAGCCGTAAAAACCTTGGTGTTCTTCCAAGTTCTATTTTTGACCTACTCTTTTTCACACTTTACCTATGCCTGGGTGATACCATCTATTCCCATGGCTTCAGAAGTTTCTATCAACTGGTGACTCTCATATCTATATCGCAAGCCCAGACCTCTCTCCTGAGTTTGAGAGTCTATCTCAGTACTTATTAGATATGACTGCATTACTCATAGCATTCCCCAATCTTACTTCATCATCTTTTCTATCCCATTGTCACCCTGAGTTTCCCAGGCCAGAAACCTGGGCTTCATACTTaacctctttttttatttttcattctctgtgtCTAGATAATCACCAAGTtctagtaatattttattttgctatttacaGTATTACATTTCTCTCCATTTGATTGAATTTTCTCCATTTCCACTGCCACTATGCTAGTTGAAGTAACCATGATCTCTACATCTCTAGAGTAACAACTTCCTAAACCAGCTTGCTAAATAAATATCTAGTCACTTCCCTGTTTAGCCCTTTCAATTCTTACTGCTCTCAGGATAAAGTTCAAATCTCTTAGCCGTTGAGTGAGCCCTATATTATCTGATGCCatctttctcatctgtttccacTCTCAGCCATAGTCGGAGTAGAAGTCATCCCTAGAACAAGCCATGCCCTCTTGCCTCTGAGCCTTCCTACCGGCTGCTCCACCGCAATCATTCTTTCACTTGGCTAATACTATCGTCACAGTCTTATCTCTGATGTCACTTTCTTCAAGAAGCTTTCTTTTACTATGAGTTATAGGTATTCTACTTACTTGACCCATACCCCATATCACACTGTATTATAAATGATCCCTGAATTGTTGTCACTCCCTCTAAATTGTAAGCTCTTTGCAAACATAGATTGGGTTTTTCTAGCTTAACTTTTAACTCTTGGCATGGCAGTATCTCAATTGGATGCTGTGAGAAAACTACTTactatgttttttctttcattttcattactttGATCACTACCCTCTTCTCATTTTGGGGACCTTTCTTCAAACCTGAAATAATGCTAGCTAAGTGAGTGTTTTTCCAGAATACAGTTCTATGGATCAACATTACATGTTAGGTATCTGTAGCAACATACGAAACATTTATACaaaattcacatatattttaaaaaagcatatatCTATAAGATTTACCTGTCAAAGTAACTAAGAAATTAGTAGGAGAATGCATCGGTTTagtaacagaatttttaaaagataaactgttcTATCCAAAGTGAGCagtacataaaagagaaaaattagaacTACTCATTATTATACACCAAACTCTCTTACAGTTAATCTTAAATATTATGGTGAAGTAAAATAGTAGAGTAAAATTCATTTAGTTGAAGTAAATATTAAAGGGAAAGCTACAAATGTCCTTCAATCAAGAAAAAGTATGGAAAACTAACAGTGGGTGTGCATACCAGCACCATTGCATACATGTCTGAATAAGAAAAGGGGGATGCAAAAATGAAGAATTATCCATTTCTAGAAGCAAAACAATGAAATGTAGTATTTTCCAAGTTTATGAGTAAGTGCTTTTGGAAATATCCTACTTTTATATAACCCTAAATTTTATTCAGTTTATCAGACAATACAACTTTTAACAGTATTTTAATAGTgacattttttagtttttcagaaTGACATATATTGGGTCTATAATCTTTCTCTAATATAGCATCTAAATCAGCCAAATTAACGCTACACAGCAGTAAGATAACAGGTGTTACAACCCGATCACTCTCACTTTTATGACCTTTGAGGCTTGGTCACTGATGTTGAAAATATGCAAAAACAAGTATAATCTCTGACTTATTTTCAcctggtatttcttcttttttcctgtaattGCTGAGCTCTAGACAAGCGGAAATTTTAATAGAGAATGAAAATAAGATAACACACACTCAATCATACCCTTCAGGCTAGGTGCACTTTCACAGTGACGTTAGAACAAGTGCAGATGGCTTGTGAAGTTTTTATTACTAATCCTCTTTGTAGGTTAAGATTATTTGTGAGTTGCAGCAGAATTAAAAAGCCTGAATACTTGATCTAAAGAATATGATTATACTATATTATGGAAAATGGAAGTGATTAGTTAACTTTGCACTTCTAAATTTTTAATCCAACCACtaattttatgggttttttttttttttctttttcttttttcacttttctccccctctccctttcaGGGGAAAAGCTCATGCGATTCAGCTACCCAGACATTCACTTTGATATGAACTTAACATATGAGAAGGAGGCTGAGCTGATGCAGTCTCATATGATGGACCAAGCCATCAACAATGCAATCACCTACCTTGGAGCTGAGGCCCTTCACCCTCTGATGCAGCACCCGCCAAGCACAATTGCTGAGGTGGCCCCAGTTATAAGCTCAGCTTATTCTCAGGTCTATCATCCAAATAGGATAGAAAGACCCATTAGCAGGGAAACCTCCGACAGTCATGaaaacaacatggatggccctatCTCTCTCATCAGACCAAAGAGTCGACCCCAGGAAAGAGAGGCCTCTCCCAGCAATAGCTGCCTAGATTCTACTGACTCAGAAAGCAGCCACGATGACCACCAGTCCTACCAAGGAAACCCTGCCTTAAATCCCAAGAGGAAGCAAAGCCCAGCTTACATGAAGGAGGATGTCAAGGCTTTGGATACCAAGGCTCCTAAGGGCTCGCTGAAGGACATCTACAAGGTCTTCAATGGAGAAGGAGAACAGATTAGGGCCTTCAAGTGTGAGCACTGCCGAGTCCTTTTCCTAGACCATGTCATGTACACCATTCACATGGGTTGCCATGGCTACCGGGACCCACTGGAATGCAACATCTGTGGCTACAGAAGCCAGGACCGTTACGAGTTTTCATCACACATTGTTCGAGGGGAGCACACATTCCACTAGGCCTTTTCATTCCAAAGGGGACCCCTATGAAGTAGTGAACTGCACATGAAGAAATACTGCACTTACAATCCCACCTTCCTCAGATGTtgacatacctttttttttctttctaatattattactgtctttaattcttattttgtggacACAGTGTCATTTGCTCTGCCTAATTACaataaggaagaaacagaagagagaagggacaggggaTATTGTTTCTTGACAACTTGGCTTGATCATTTTGTGGTAGTTTAAGAGCAGTTCATTTCTGCCATGCATAGATATAAGTAAGGTATCttatgctttgaaaaaaaatcactcaattcATATAGATTCACTTAGGATTCTAATTTGCCACTGATGTTCAGGATTATGATTGAAGGCAGGAAAGAGTGTTTTCTGGGTGGGACTTTCGCAGTTTAAAATGGGATATGTAATTTTACTGTTCAAAGAAGAAGTTGTTTcaaaatgtaaacttttttttttttctcctctagagATCATGGAACACAAACACATTATTTTCAATGGTAACTCCTTGGATGAGTTGTTGTGGGTTCTATGTTTACTTCCCCTATGGAATTTAAAATACGGTATGTTGTACACTGTACCAGATAGCAACACTTTTGAACTACAGGTAGTTAAGGATACCTACAGTACATCTGAGGTCTTAGGatcttatttttctaaacttaagcactgtttttccatagttttGATGACTGGCATTTTATAGACACCCTGGCAGCCTTACTTTTAACACCTTTAATGAATAGTATTTTTATCTAGTTTTCAGAATAACATATGGTCTAAGAGTGGCTAAGAGGCAGTCAGTAGTTTCCAGAGGGACCTCTACTTTTcttaaatttgggaagttttaaagttttaatgtaACAGCAGCATAGGATACATATTGGTTTCTAAAAGTGTGCTTACAATTGTCACTTTGTCAGCATTTAATCAGTGTTAACCAGTcagcagaaaaatataattaggctaacagtagggggaaaaaaacccactcaGAAAtcccttttctggtatttctcttttcactgatttttttttcaagctgtGACCACCCAGTGTTTTGTCCATAATCCATTCATCTTTTACTCTTCTAATGGAAGGTCTTAAAAATTTTGCTAGaggctgtttctttgaaaatctcCTCAGAGCAATTGCTAACTTGACCTGAATGTGGTAACTTGAACCCCATAAGGTTGTGGAACTAGGGCTATTTATTCTAGTATTTCTTCAATAATATTTACCAGTTTTGGTACAAGGGTAAGGGAACTTCTTTGTAACCGGTACATTAACAATagataaaacaaaccaaaacaaagtttattttgatCCTTCTTGGAGTCTAGAATGTGACTGAACCTCCAAGCTAAAATGTCCACGTTCTGCACATTTTTCTGTCCCGAAAACATGCAACTATTTATAAATTCTTGTCAGAAATGAATCTCAATCCCTGACTACAggactttcttcttttaattcatGCATAGGTTGCCATATTTCATGTACAGAATTTAATGTCATGGGTGCCCTGTTTTTTCTTTGCAGTCGCACAGCGTTAGAGGGGGAAAAACTGAATGAAACGGGTTCAGATCACTTTGAGGGACACCCTGGGAGGGAGAACTCACTGCTTGTTTTTAGGGAGGACAGGCCTGACCGTGACTGGATTATCTGACAACCATTTATGAATACTGAAATTCTGTTAAGCAGGAACTGataactgctctaaaaaaaa includes these proteins:
- the IKZF2 gene encoding zinc finger protein Helios isoform X1 translates to MRCTLTMETEAIDGYITSGDNELSPEREHSNMAIDLTSSTPNGQHASPSHMTSTNSVKLEMQSDEECDRKPLSREDEIRGHDEGSSLEEPLIESSEVADNRKVQELQGEGGIRLPNGKLKCDVCGMVCIGPNVLMVHKRSHTGERPFHCNQCGASFTQKGNLLRHIKLHSGEKPFKCPFCSYACRRRDALTGHLRTHSVGKPHKCNYCGRSYKQRSSLEEHKERCHNYLQNVSMEAAGQVMSHHVPPMEDCKEQEPIMDNNISLVPFERPAVIEKLTGNMGKRKSSTPQKFVGEKLMRFSYPDIHFDMNLTYEKEAELMQSHMMDQAINNAITYLGAEALHPLMQHPPSTIAEVAPVISSAYSQVYHPNRIERPISRETSDSHENNMDGPISLIRPKSRPQEREASPSNSCLDSTDSESSHDDHQSYQGNPALNPKRKQSPAYMKEDVKALDTKAPKGSLKDIYKVFNGEGEQIRAFKCEHCRVLFLDHVMYTIHMGCHGYRDPLECNICGYRSQDRYEFSSHIVRGEHTFH
- the IKZF2 gene encoding zinc finger protein Helios isoform X3, producing METEAIDGYITSGDNELSPEREHSNMAIDLTSSTPNGQHASPSHMTSTNSVKLEMQSDEECDRKPLSREDEIRGHDEGSSLEEPLIESSEVADNRKVQELQGEGGIRLPNGKLKCDVCGMVCIGPNVLMVHKRSHTGERPFHCNQCGASFTQKGNLLRHIKLHSGEKPFKCPFCSYACRRRDALTGHLRTHSVGKPHKCNYCGRSYKQRSSLEEHKERCHNYLQNVSMEAAGQVMSHHVPPMEDCKEQEPIMDNNISLVPFERPAVIEKLTGNMGKRKSSTPQKFVGEKLMRFSYPDIHFDMNLTYEKEAELMQSHMMDQAINNAITYLGAEALHPLMQHPPSTIAEVAPVISSAYSQVYHPNRIERPISRETSDSHENNMDGPISLIRPKSRPQEREASPSNSCLDSTDSESSHDDHQSYQGNPALNPKRKQSPAYMKEDVKALDTKAPKGSLKDIYKVFNGEGEQIRAFKCEHCRVLFLDHVMYTIHMGCHGYRDPLECNICGYRSQDRYEFSSHIVRGEHTFH
- the IKZF2 gene encoding zinc finger protein Helios isoform X7 gives rise to the protein MSLLTSLNYPKVAFGSWCLPVSANSVKLEMQSDEECDRKPLSREDEIRGHDEGSSLEEPLIESSEVADNRKVQELQGEGGIRLPNGKLKCDVCGMVCIGPNVLMVHKRSHTGERPFHCNQCGASFTQKGNLLRHIKLHSGEKPFKCPFCSYACRRRDALTGHLRTHSVGKPHKCNYCGRSYKQRSSLEEHKERCHNYLQNVSMEAAGQVMSHHVPPMEDCKEQEPIMDNNISLVPFERPAVIEKLTGNMGKRKSSTPQKFVGEKLMRFSYPDIHFDMNLTYEKEAELMQSHMMDQAINNAITYLGAEALHPLMQHPPSTIAEVAPVISSAYSQVYHPNRIERPISRETSDSHENNMDGPISLIRPKSRPQEREASPSNSCLDSTDSESSHDDHQSYQGNPALNPKRKQSPAYMKEDVKALDTKAPKGSLKDIYKVFNGEGEQIRAFKCEHCRVLFLDHVMYTIHMGCHGYRDPLECNICGYRSQDRYEFSSHIVRGEHTFH
- the IKZF2 gene encoding zinc finger protein Helios isoform X4, which gives rise to METEAIDGYITCDNELSPEREHSNMAIDLTSSTPNGQHASPSHMTSTNSVKLEMQSDEECDRKPLSREDEIRGHDEGSSLEEPLIESSEVADNRKVQELQGEGGIRLPNGKLKCDVCGMVCIGPNVLMVHKRSHTGERPFHCNQCGASFTQKGNLLRHIKLHSGEKPFKCPFCSYACRRRDALTGHLRTHSVGKPHKCNYCGRSYKQRSSLEEHKERCHNYLQNVSMEAAGQVMSHHVPPMEDCKEQEPIMDNNISLVPFERPAVIEKLTGNMGKRKSSTPQKFVGEKLMRFSYPDIHFDMNLTYEKEAELMQSHMMDQAINNAITYLGAEALHPLMQHPPSTIAEVAPVISSAYSQVYHPNRIERPISRETSDSHENNMDGPISLIRPKSRPQEREASPSNSCLDSTDSESSHDDHQSYQGNPALNPKRKQSPAYMKEDVKALDTKAPKGSLKDIYKVFNGEGEQIRAFKCEHCRVLFLDHVMYTIHMGCHGYRDPLECNICGYRSQDRYEFSSHIVRGEHTFH
- the IKZF2 gene encoding zinc finger protein Helios isoform X6, whose translation is MRCTLTMETEAIDGYITCDNELSPEREHSNMAIDLTSSTPNGQHASPSHMTSTNSVKLEMQSDEECDRKPLSREDEIRGHDEGSSLEEPLIESSEVADNRKVQELQGEGGIRLPNGERPFHCNQCGASFTQKGNLLRHIKLHSGEKPFKCPFCSYACRRRDALTGHLRTHSVGKPHKCNYCGRSYKQRSSLEEHKERCHNYLQNVSMEAAGQVMSHHVPPMEDCKEQEPIMDNNISLVPFERPAVIEKLTGNMGKRKSSTPQKFVGEKLMRFSYPDIHFDMNLTYEKEAELMQSHMMDQAINNAITYLGAEALHPLMQHPPSTIAEVAPVISSAYSQVYHPNRIERPISRETSDSHENNMDGPISLIRPKSRPQEREASPSNSCLDSTDSESSHDDHQSYQGNPALNPKRKQSPAYMKEDVKALDTKAPKGSLKDIYKVFNGEGEQIRAFKCEHCRVLFLDHVMYTIHMGCHGYRDPLECNICGYRSQDRYEFSSHIVRGEHTFH
- the IKZF2 gene encoding zinc finger protein Helios isoform X5; amino-acid sequence: MRCTLTMETEAIDGYITSGDNELSPEREHSNMAIDLTSSTPNGQHASPSHMTSTNSVKLEMQSDEECDRKPLSREDEIRGHDEGSSLEEPLIESSEVADNRKVQELQGEGGIRLPNGERPFHCNQCGASFTQKGNLLRHIKLHSGEKPFKCPFCSYACRRRDALTGHLRTHSVGKPHKCNYCGRSYKQRSSLEEHKERCHNYLQNVSMEAAGQVMSHHVPPMEDCKEQEPIMDNNISLVPFERPAVIEKLTGNMGKRKSSTPQKFVGEKLMRFSYPDIHFDMNLTYEKEAELMQSHMMDQAINNAITYLGAEALHPLMQHPPSTIAEVAPVISSAYSQVYHPNRIERPISRETSDSHENNMDGPISLIRPKSRPQEREASPSNSCLDSTDSESSHDDHQSYQGNPALNPKRKQSPAYMKEDVKALDTKAPKGSLKDIYKVFNGEGEQIRAFKCEHCRVLFLDHVMYTIHMGCHGYRDPLECNICGYRSQDRYEFSSHIVRGEHTFH
- the IKZF2 gene encoding zinc finger protein Helios isoform X2; amino-acid sequence: MRCTLTMETEAIDGYITCDNELSPEREHSNMAIDLTSSTPNGQHASPSHMTSTNSVKLEMQSDEECDRKPLSREDEIRGHDEGSSLEEPLIESSEVADNRKVQELQGEGGIRLPNGKLKCDVCGMVCIGPNVLMVHKRSHTGERPFHCNQCGASFTQKGNLLRHIKLHSGEKPFKCPFCSYACRRRDALTGHLRTHSVGKPHKCNYCGRSYKQRSSLEEHKERCHNYLQNVSMEAAGQVMSHHVPPMEDCKEQEPIMDNNISLVPFERPAVIEKLTGNMGKRKSSTPQKFVGEKLMRFSYPDIHFDMNLTYEKEAELMQSHMMDQAINNAITYLGAEALHPLMQHPPSTIAEVAPVISSAYSQVYHPNRIERPISRETSDSHENNMDGPISLIRPKSRPQEREASPSNSCLDSTDSESSHDDHQSYQGNPALNPKRKQSPAYMKEDVKALDTKAPKGSLKDIYKVFNGEGEQIRAFKCEHCRVLFLDHVMYTIHMGCHGYRDPLECNICGYRSQDRYEFSSHIVRGEHTFH